In Bactrocera oleae isolate idBacOlea1 chromosome 5, idBacOlea1, whole genome shotgun sequence, a genomic segment contains:
- the LOC106618280 gene encoding gamma-aminobutyric acid receptor subunit alpha-2, with product MFILRRPLLLIWCLVMFVGLMKLHCHGVPTANANQTTLATTTTANDTTAIDKQMALKEGNDQKSEHYKPRATTTTSTSRRKEDTAPISATTYDQHAYVTNNSIDIALTPMMSLLPPNVAFSLKASAKMSSKGAAKTAATFDTERMQNERYEQQNDKQQQQLPTITRAMQVARIYESFRALPELDVHSAAGSAQRFKRLSDLATDHTPHATATSGNISTTWPPVATTTASVDTNVTTATNMRKRTASADMLSRNISIILENLLKSYEQSQLPTHGQGIPTVVRTNILIRSMGPVSELDMDYSMDCYFRQYWHDKRLSFQGPIQSLSLSIKMLDKIWRPDTYFFNGKHSHIHTITVPNKLLRLDQNGGILYSMRLTIKATCPMELKNFPMDLQSCPLIIGSYGYTNRQLVYEWKGEDDAVSFVPGMTLNQFDLISMKHRNFTYTRREGDFSVLHVAFNLKRHTGYFLIQVYVPCILIVVLSWVSFWIHREATSDRVGLCVTAVLTLSTISLDSRTDLPKVKYATALDWFLLMSFLYCIATLLEFAGVHYFTKVGSGEIPISEDEWEDIDEGVADDDEGEEEAQSCSIKHSNESVCEIPHPLASNFCKRNAMICPIYNDPAQIFPAPSSHASTMERTTQTEPPVISKGKQMWLCLIGDDKFRRQRERDAAVTKGSRYVNSVSLIDRVSRVAFPMSFAFFNLLYWLAYGMYKKEFTWSTVKG from the exons CCTAGTTATGTTTGTGGGTCTAATGAAACTACACTGCCATGGTGTACCCACTGCcaatgcaaatcaaacaacactagcaacaacgacaacagcaaATGATACTACAGCCATAGATAAGCAAATGGCACTTAAGGAAGGCAATGACCAGAAAAGTGAACATTATAAACCccgtgcaacaacaacaacaagcacaagtAGACGAAAAGAGGACACAGCGCCAATCTCTGCAACCACTTATGATCAACATGCTTACGTCACAAATAACAGCATCGACATCGCGTTGACACCGATGATGAG CCTTTTGCCGCCTAATGTGGCTTTTAGCTTAAAAGCGTCCGCAAAAATGTCTTCGAAGGGCGCAGCGAAAACTGCTGCCACTTTCGACACTGAGCGCATGCAGAACGAACGATATGAACAACAAAatgacaaacaacaacaacaactgcccACCATCACACGCGCAATGCAAGTGGCACGCATTTACGAATCCTTCCGCGCGCTGCCCGAACTCGACGTCCACAGTGCCGCCGGCAGCGCGCAGCGTTTCAAGCGCTTGTCGGACCTAGCCACGGACCACACTCCGCACGCCACAGCCACCAGCGGCAACATAAGCACAACGTGGCCgcctgtcgctacaacaacggCAAGTGTGGACACTAAtgtgacaacagcaacaaacatgCGGAAACGCACCGCATCGGCGGATATGTTGAGTCGCAACATTTCCATCATTTTGGAGAATCTGCTTAAAAGCTACGAGCAATCACAGCTGCCAACGCACGGACAAG GCATTCCAACCGTGGTGCGGACCAACATTCTCATACGCAGCATGGGTCCCGTGTCGGAGCTGGATATGGACTACTCAATGGACTGCTACTTTCGGCAGTATTGGCATGACAAGCGATTGAGCTTCCAAGGGCCAATACAAAGTCTATCACTCAGTATTAAg ATGTTGGACAAAATTTGGCGTCCGGACACGTACTTCTTCAATGGAAAGCActctcatatacatacaatcaCTGTGCCAAATAAGTTACTGCGCCTGGATCAAAATGGCGGTATCCTATACTCGATGAG ACTAACAATAAAAGCGACATGCCCCATGGAACTTAAAAACTTTCCGATGGATCTACAATCCTGTCCATTAATAATCGGTAgtt ACGGCTATACAAATCGCCAACTAGTCTACGAGTGGAAGGGTGAGGACGATGCGGTGTCATTTGTACCCGGCATGACATTGAATCAATTCGATTTGATAAGCATGAAACACCGTAACTTTACCTACACCAGACGAGAGGGAGACTTCTCCGTGCTGCATGTGGCCTTCAACCTCAAACGGCACACAGGCTATTTTCTCATTcag GTTTACGTACCCTGCATATTGATCGTCGTGCTGTCATGGGTCTCCTTCTGGATACATCGTGAAGCCACCAGTGATCGTGTGGGCCTCTGCGTGACTGCTGTACTCACACTCTCCACTATTAGCTTGGATTCGCGCACCGATTTGCCAAAAGTCAAATACGCCACTGCTTTGGATTGGTTTCTCTTGATGAGCTTTCTGTATTGCATTGCGACGTTGCTCGAGTTTGCGGGTGTGCACTATTTTACAAAA GTGGGCAGCGGTGAGATACCCATAAGCGAGGATGAATGGGAGGACATTGACGAAGGTGTCGCTGACGATGACGAAGGCGAAGAAGAGGCACAAAGTTGTTCGATAAAACATAGTAATGAGTCCGTGTGTGAAATTCCGCATCCTTTGGCTAGCAACTTCTGTAAACGCAACGCTATGATTTGCCCTATTTATAAT gACCCCGCACAAATTTTTCCAGCACCGTCCTCACATGCCTCTACAATGGAACGAACCACACAAACGGAGCCACCGGTTATATCAAAGGGCAAACAAATGTGGCTTTGTCTAATAGGTGATGACAAATTTCGACGACAGAGAGAACGTGATGCGGCAGTGACTAAAG GTAGCCGCTATGTGAACAGCGTCTCTCTGATAGATCGAGTTTCGCGTGTTGCTTTCCCAATGTCTTTTGCTTTCTTCAATCTGCTCTATTGGCTGGCATACGGAATGTACAAAAAAGAGTTCACCTGGTCAACGGTAAaaggttaa